The Micromonospora krabiensis genome window below encodes:
- a CDS encoding LLM class flavin-dependent oxidoreductase produces the protein MPDKTLHLAAALDGLGWHPAAWRLSRADPGVALTARWWAALAGEAERGALDAITLEDSLDLQSTRPDGTDGRTDQLRGRLDAVQIAARVAPLTRHIGLIPTTSVTHTEPFHLSTAVATLDHVSGGRAGWRPRVSARRSEARHFGRRDIPPLDPNRLDEPDAVHRVGDLFAEASDAVEVVRRLWDSWQDDAVIRDEPTGRFVDRDRLHYVDFTGRWFSVKGPSIVPRPPQGQPVVAALAHSSVPYAFAARHADVVFVTPTDAGHAASIVAEVRASEDTVGRTDPPLRVLADLVVLLDDTPSAARRRRAHLDELDGAEFTSDAATFTGTPAQLADLIADWHRAGVDGFRLRPAALPDDLGAITRALVPALRDRGLFRAGYPGGTLRDLLGLPRPTNRYATAATA, from the coding sequence ATGCCCGACAAGACCCTGCACCTGGCCGCCGCCCTCGACGGCCTGGGCTGGCACCCCGCCGCGTGGCGGCTCTCCCGCGCCGACCCCGGCGTCGCGCTGACCGCCCGCTGGTGGGCGGCGCTCGCCGGCGAGGCCGAACGCGGCGCGCTCGACGCGATCACCCTGGAGGACAGCCTCGACCTCCAGTCGACCCGCCCCGACGGCACCGACGGGCGCACCGACCAGCTCCGCGGACGCCTCGACGCGGTGCAGATCGCCGCCCGCGTCGCTCCGTTGACCCGACACATCGGGCTGATCCCGACCACCAGCGTCACGCACACCGAGCCGTTCCACCTCTCCACCGCCGTGGCCACCCTCGACCACGTCAGCGGCGGCCGGGCGGGCTGGCGACCGCGGGTCTCCGCCCGCCGTTCGGAGGCACGGCACTTCGGACGACGGGACATCCCGCCGCTGGACCCTAACCGGCTCGACGAACCGGACGCCGTCCACCGTGTCGGTGACCTCTTCGCCGAGGCCTCCGACGCGGTGGAGGTGGTCCGCCGGCTCTGGGACAGCTGGCAGGACGACGCCGTCATCCGGGATGAGCCCACCGGCCGGTTTGTCGACCGGGACCGGTTGCACTACGTCGACTTCACCGGCCGCTGGTTCTCCGTCAAGGGGCCATCCATCGTGCCCCGACCGCCGCAGGGTCAGCCGGTGGTGGCCGCGCTGGCCCACTCGTCTGTCCCGTACGCCTTCGCCGCCCGGCACGCCGACGTCGTCTTCGTCACCCCCACCGACGCCGGCCACGCCGCCTCGATCGTCGCCGAGGTCCGCGCCTCCGAGGACACCGTCGGCCGGACCGACCCGCCCCTGCGCGTCCTGGCCGACCTGGTGGTGCTCCTCGACGACACTCCGTCGGCGGCCCGACGCCGACGCGCCCACCTCGACGAACTCGACGGCGCGGAGTTCACCTCCGACGCCGCCACGTTCACCGGCACCCCGGCGCAGCTGGCCGATTTGATCGCTGACTGGCACCGCGCCGGGGTGGACGGGTTCCGGCTGCGTCCCGCCGCGCTCCCCGACGACCTCGGCGCCATCACCCGCGCGCTGGTGCCGGCCCTGCGCGACCGTGGCCTGTTCCGCGCCGGCTACCCCGGCGGCACATTGCGGGACCTGCTCGGCCTACCCCGCCCGACCAACCGGTACGCCACCGCGGCGACCGCCTGA
- a CDS encoding zinc-binding dehydrogenase — translation MRAIVAAPDTGPRWRLADVAEPVPRADQVLVEVEHVSVNHGEVRHVAAWPAGAVLGHDAVGRVLRAAASGTGPRVGDRVVALGPGAWAQRAAFDVDAVAVLPSGLDGAALAALPTVGLTALRALRSSGPLLASRVLVTGASGGVGRIAVQLARRGGARVIAVVGAPERADGLAELGADEVVVGVEAVAGPVDVVVETLGGGHLSAAWRLLSPGGVLHSIGWASGDPATFPVNSTFAPGAARSLRSAGDASAPGADLALLVDLVRTGALHVPVGWHGSWRRLDDAAGALLSRRVLGKVLLDVD, via the coding sequence ATGCGCGCGATCGTCGCCGCTCCCGACACCGGCCCACGCTGGCGGCTGGCCGACGTGGCGGAGCCCGTTCCGCGGGCCGACCAGGTCCTCGTGGAGGTCGAGCACGTGTCGGTCAACCACGGGGAGGTCCGGCATGTGGCCGCCTGGCCGGCGGGGGCGGTGCTCGGCCACGACGCGGTCGGGCGTGTGCTGCGGGCCGCCGCGAGCGGAACCGGTCCCCGCGTCGGCGACCGGGTGGTCGCCCTCGGGCCGGGAGCGTGGGCGCAGCGGGCCGCGTTCGACGTGGACGCGGTCGCCGTGCTTCCGTCCGGCCTGGACGGCGCCGCTCTCGCGGCGTTGCCCACGGTCGGACTCACCGCGCTGCGTGCCCTGCGCTCGTCCGGTCCGCTGCTGGCGAGTCGGGTGCTGGTGACCGGCGCGTCCGGCGGAGTGGGACGGATCGCCGTACAGCTCGCGCGGCGCGGCGGCGCCCGGGTCATTGCGGTGGTCGGCGCGCCGGAGCGGGCCGACGGGCTGGCGGAACTCGGCGCCGACGAGGTCGTGGTGGGGGTGGAGGCCGTCGCCGGCCCGGTCGACGTGGTCGTGGAGACGCTCGGGGGCGGCCACCTGAGCGCGGCCTGGCGGCTGCTCTCCCCCGGCGGGGTGCTGCACAGCATCGGCTGGGCCTCGGGCGATCCGGCGACGTTCCCGGTCAACTCCACGTTCGCCCCGGGCGCGGCCCGCAGCCTGCGCTCGGCCGGGGACGCCAGCGCGCCGGGCGCCGACCTGGCGCTGCTCGTGGATCTCGTTCGGACCGGCGCCCTGCACGTTCCGGTGGGGTGGCACGGTTCCTGGCGACGACTCGACGACGCCGCGGGCGCGCTGCTCAGCCGCCGGGTGCTCGGCAAGGTGCTCCTCGATGTCGACTGA
- a CDS encoding dipeptide ABC transporter ATP-binding protein: MAPLVAVEDLYVTFPTPAGEVHAVRGVTLTVEPGECVAIVGESGSGKSVTARTLVGLAGPTARVHATRLELAGADVRRHRPRDWRRVRGRLAGLVLQDALVSLDPLRTVGAEIGEVLTTHGIVSRRERAGRVAHLLDQVHVPQPQRRARQYPHQLSGGLRQRALIASAIAGEPALLIADEPTTALDVTVQAQILRLLAERRATGQSLLLISHDLAVVAQIADRVLVMRDGRVVEQGRTGPLLRAPSHPYTRQLLDAVPSASSRGHRLSPATPVRATPGAGRGRTALPPRPEIRAGDVVLDAVALTKRYGERTVVRDVSLTVARGETVGLVGESGSGKSTVARIVAGLLDPDHGSVTFERTPWSAVPEPSRRPLRRRLQVISQDPLGSFDPRYTVARIVAENLDADVPRADRRDHVAALLGRVGLTPDLLDRHPRALSGGQRQRVAIARAIAPRPSLIICDEPVSALDVSVQAQVLDLLADLRAADGTALLFISHDLGVVHHLSDRVLVMHDGAVLEQGPVGDVFTYPQHDYTRSLLDALPTLVTAG; this comes from the coding sequence ATGGCCCCCCTGGTCGCGGTCGAGGACCTGTACGTCACCTTCCCCACCCCGGCCGGGGAGGTGCACGCCGTCCGCGGCGTCACGCTCACCGTCGAGCCGGGCGAGTGCGTCGCCATCGTCGGGGAGTCCGGCTCGGGCAAGAGCGTCACCGCCCGTACCCTCGTCGGCCTCGCCGGGCCGACCGCACGGGTCCACGCCACCCGGCTGGAATTGGCCGGGGCCGACGTGCGGCGCCACCGGCCCCGGGACTGGCGGCGGGTCCGGGGCCGCCTCGCCGGGCTCGTCCTGCAGGACGCGCTGGTCTCCCTCGACCCGCTGCGTACAGTCGGTGCCGAGATCGGCGAGGTGCTCACCACCCACGGCATCGTCAGCCGGCGGGAACGCGCCGGCCGCGTCGCGCACCTGCTCGACCAGGTGCACGTACCGCAACCGCAGCGCCGGGCCCGGCAGTACCCGCACCAGCTCTCCGGCGGCCTGCGGCAACGCGCGCTCATCGCCTCGGCCATCGCCGGTGAACCGGCCCTGCTCATCGCCGACGAACCCACCACCGCGCTCGACGTCACCGTCCAGGCCCAGATCCTGCGCCTGCTCGCCGAACGGCGGGCCACCGGGCAGAGCCTGCTGTTGATCAGCCACGACCTCGCCGTAGTCGCGCAGATCGCCGATCGGGTCCTGGTCATGCGCGACGGTCGCGTCGTTGAACAGGGTCGCACCGGCCCGCTGCTGCGCGCGCCGTCGCACCCGTACACCCGACAGCTGCTCGACGCCGTGCCGTCGGCGTCCTCGCGCGGCCATCGGCTCAGCCCCGCCACCCCGGTCCGGGCGACGCCCGGCGCCGGGCGGGGCCGCACCGCACTGCCGCCGCGCCCGGAGATCCGGGCCGGCGACGTCGTGCTCGACGCGGTGGCGCTGACCAAACGGTACGGCGAGCGCACCGTGGTCCGGGACGTCTCGCTCACCGTCGCCCGTGGTGAGACCGTCGGCCTGGTCGGGGAATCCGGTTCCGGCAAGAGCACCGTCGCCCGGATCGTCGCCGGCCTGCTGGACCCCGACCACGGTAGCGTCACCTTCGAACGGACCCCGTGGTCGGCCGTACCGGAACCGTCCCGCCGTCCGCTGCGCCGCCGGCTCCAGGTCATCTCGCAGGACCCTCTGGGCTCGTTCGACCCGCGCTACACCGTCGCCCGGATCGTCGCGGAGAACCTCGACGCCGACGTCCCTCGCGCCGACCGCCGCGACCACGTGGCCGCGCTGCTGGGCCGCGTCGGACTCACGCCGGACCTGCTCGACCGGCATCCCCGGGCGCTCTCCGGTGGGCAGCGACAACGGGTCGCCATCGCCCGGGCCATCGCACCCCGCCCCAGCCTCATCATCTGCGACGAACCCGTCTCCGCCCTCGATGTCTCTGTCCAGGCCCAGGTGCTCGATCTGCTCGCCGACCTGCGGGCCGCCGACGGGACCGCCCTGCTGTTCATCTCCCACGACCTGGGCGTGGTGCACCACCTCAGCGACCGGGTCCTCGTCATGCACGACGGCGCGGTGCTCGAACAGGGACCCGTCGGCGACGTCTTCACCTACCCGCAGCACGACTACACCCGCTCCCTGCTCGACGCGCTCCCCACGCTCGTCACCGCCGGCTGA
- a CDS encoding ABC transporter substrate-binding protein, whose protein sequence is MPAHRLRLLAAALATLTVTVTVGGCATDSTPPAGPAGQPRSGGALTWAVETEPITLNPHQYAQAKARLLVWNTFESLLTYDDQGKLVPWLATGWQVSPDGLSYTVALRDGVSFSDGTPFDASAVKANVDKLREPGYAAAVAAVQLRNLKTVDVVDPRTVRFTLTTPDVLILDFLASPQGAQVSPRSLREAKNLKAGGTDVAGTGPFVLDRYVPGQELHYRRNPAYNWAPPTAAHTGPAYLDGITYRFLKESAVRVGALTSGQVQLIEGVPATDEPLITANPKLRLTRELNSGSAYSYYFNVGHAPFDDLRVRQAFREALDVDTVLQAVYRGSATRAWSVVSPSSPLYDKRLEGRFGGDADRANALLDEAGWTGRDADGYRVKDGKRLTVRLFQSAPFVRDRRDILAQAVQAAVKQSAGIDLKVSLVDQGTAQDALDKGEYEIFDNSRADTDAGAALKLLLHSTGAINRTRANDPQLDKLLDAGQATADPARRAGIYADLQQRVVADQALVLPLYAPADQIAAATSVGGVRFEPTAGVPASAYDLWIGK, encoded by the coding sequence ATGCCCGCGCACCGCCTGCGCCTGCTCGCCGCCGCCCTCGCCACGCTGACCGTCACCGTCACCGTCGGCGGCTGCGCCACCGACAGCACCCCACCGGCCGGCCCCGCCGGCCAGCCGCGCTCCGGCGGCGCCCTGACCTGGGCCGTCGAGACCGAACCGATCACCCTCAACCCGCACCAGTACGCGCAGGCCAAGGCACGCCTGCTGGTCTGGAACACGTTCGAATCCCTACTCACCTACGACGATCAGGGCAAACTGGTGCCCTGGCTGGCTACCGGCTGGCAGGTGAGTCCGGACGGCTTGTCCTACACCGTCGCCCTGCGCGACGGGGTCAGCTTCTCCGACGGCACGCCCTTCGACGCCTCCGCCGTCAAGGCCAACGTCGACAAACTGCGGGAGCCCGGCTACGCGGCGGCCGTCGCCGCCGTACAGCTGCGCAACCTCAAGACCGTCGACGTGGTCGACCCGCGTACGGTGCGCTTCACGCTCACCACCCCCGACGTGCTCATCCTTGACTTCCTCGCCTCACCACAGGGCGCCCAGGTCTCCCCCCGATCGCTGCGGGAGGCGAAGAACCTCAAGGCAGGCGGCACCGACGTCGCCGGCACCGGCCCGTTCGTGCTCGACCGCTACGTGCCCGGCCAGGAACTGCACTACCGCCGCAATCCCGCGTACAACTGGGCGCCCCCCACCGCCGCCCACACCGGACCCGCCTACCTCGACGGCATCACCTACCGGTTCCTGAAGGAGTCCGCCGTCCGGGTCGGCGCGCTCACCTCCGGCCAGGTGCAGCTCATCGAGGGCGTGCCGGCCACCGACGAGCCGCTGATCACGGCGAATCCGAAGCTGCGGCTCACCCGGGAGCTCAACTCCGGCTCGGCCTACTCGTACTACTTCAACGTCGGCCACGCCCCGTTCGACGACCTTCGGGTCCGCCAGGCGTTCCGGGAGGCCCTCGACGTCGACACCGTGCTGCAAGCGGTCTACCGGGGCAGCGCGACCCGGGCGTGGAGCGTGGTCAGCCCGTCCAGTCCGCTCTACGACAAGCGCCTCGAGGGCCGCTTCGGCGGCGACGCCGACCGGGCCAACGCGCTGCTCGACGAGGCCGGCTGGACCGGACGCGACGCCGACGGATACCGGGTCAAGGACGGCAAGCGGCTCACCGTCCGACTGTTCCAGTCCGCGCCGTTCGTCCGCGACCGCCGCGACATCCTCGCCCAGGCCGTGCAGGCCGCCGTCAAGCAGAGCGCCGGCATCGACCTGAAGGTCTCCCTCGTCGACCAGGGCACCGCCCAGGACGCCCTCGACAAGGGCGAGTACGAGATCTTCGACAACTCCCGCGCCGACACCGACGCGGGCGCCGCGCTGAAACTGCTGCTGCACTCCACCGGCGCCATCAACCGCACCAGGGCCAACGACCCGCAGCTCGACAAGCTCCTCGACGCCGGCCAGGCCACCGCCGACCCCGCCCGACGCGCCGGCATCTACGCCGACCTGCAACAACGGGTCGTCGCCGACCAGGCCCTCGTCCTACCCCTCTACGCCCCGGCCGACCAGATCGCCGCCGCCACCAGCGTCGGCGGCGTCCGCTTCGAACCCACCGCCGGCGTACCCGCCAGCGCTTACGACCTGTGGATCGGCAAGTGA
- a CDS encoding ABC transporter permease: MTVTLGGVAADVTAVSPAADPPVEAVRRRFRPRPGVLAAGAYLGLLLLAAVWPAALTRADPLAADPLTVLSPPSPTHWFGTDHLGRDVVARVVHGAGHSLTIGLAATAIAVTAGVLLGLLAGLGHRAADETLSRSFDALSAFPMLLLALLFIAVTGPGTVSLIIAIGVATLPHHARVVRAQTLLVRRAGYVEQAATFGLTRGRLVLRHVLPNVLGPVPVIAVIGLGEAILAASGLSFLGMGPQPPSPEWGAMLSEGRNYLQVAWWISILPGAAVTLTVVALTVVGRHWQARFDGRHV, encoded by the coding sequence ATGACCGTGACCCTGGGCGGCGTGGCCGCCGACGTCACCGCGGTCAGCCCCGCCGCCGACCCGCCCGTCGAGGCCGTCCGCCGCCGGTTCCGGCCGCGCCCCGGCGTGCTCGCCGCCGGGGCGTACCTCGGGCTGCTGCTCCTCGCCGCCGTCTGGCCGGCGGCGCTGACCCGCGCCGACCCGCTCGCCGCCGACCCGCTCACCGTGCTCTCCCCGCCGAGCCCGACGCACTGGTTCGGTACCGACCACCTCGGGCGGGACGTCGTCGCCCGGGTGGTGCACGGCGCTGGGCATTCGCTCACCATCGGCCTGGCCGCCACCGCCATCGCGGTGACCGCCGGGGTGCTGCTCGGCCTGCTCGCCGGGCTCGGGCACCGGGCGGCCGACGAGACGCTCAGCCGCTCCTTCGACGCCCTGTCGGCGTTCCCGATGCTGCTACTGGCCCTGCTCTTCATCGCCGTCACCGGCCCCGGCACGGTCAGCCTGATCATCGCGATCGGCGTCGCCACCCTGCCGCACCACGCCCGGGTGGTCCGGGCGCAGACGCTGCTGGTGCGCCGGGCGGGCTACGTCGAGCAGGCGGCGACTTTCGGACTGACCCGCGGGCGGCTGGTGCTGCGGCACGTGCTGCCCAACGTGCTCGGACCGGTGCCGGTCATCGCCGTCATCGGCCTCGGCGAGGCGATCCTCGCCGCGTCCGGGCTCAGCTTCCTCGGCATGGGACCGCAACCCCCCTCCCCCGAGTGGGGTGCGATGCTCTCCGAGGGGCGCAACTACCTCCAGGTCGCCTGGTGGATCAGCATCCTTCCCGGCGCGGCGGTCACCCTCACCGTGGTGGCGCTGACCGTCGTCGGCCGCCACTGGCAGGCGCGCTTCGACGGGCGGCACGTGTGA
- a CDS encoding ABC transporter permease → MGPTTLRPVIRRITTGLVVLWAAASAAYLALLAAPGDTVDSIIGDGADTPQIRAEIVTEWGLDRPAIVQYLDYLRRLAVGDLGRSYLMQRPVTEVIGDQIAPTLALAVTAAGLGVLLAVTLAVATAGDRRRWLRRASSGVELLMVSTPPFLIGIVLLSVLSFRFGLFPVSGDQGAAALVLPAVTLALPIAGLLAQVLRDGLERALDEPFVLTARARGVRERAVLLRHALRHALLPAVTLAGWLFGILLGGAVIVEQVFGRPGLGQVTLTAVTSKDMPVVLAVVTLSAAVYVVVNTAADLAYLLVDPRLRRT, encoded by the coding sequence ATGGGACCGACAACCCTGCGACCGGTGATCCGCCGGATCACCACCGGGCTGGTGGTCCTCTGGGCCGCGGCCAGCGCCGCCTACCTGGCGCTGCTGGCCGCCCCCGGCGACACCGTCGACAGCATCATCGGCGACGGGGCCGACACTCCGCAGATCCGCGCCGAAATCGTCACGGAGTGGGGCCTGGACCGGCCGGCGATCGTGCAGTACCTCGACTACCTGCGCCGGCTCGCCGTCGGTGACCTCGGCCGCTCCTACCTGATGCAACGCCCCGTCACCGAGGTGATCGGCGACCAGATCGCCCCCACTCTCGCCCTCGCCGTCACCGCCGCCGGGCTGGGTGTGCTGCTCGCCGTGACCCTCGCGGTCGCCACCGCCGGCGACCGCCGGCGGTGGCTGCGCCGAGCCAGCTCCGGCGTCGAACTGCTGATGGTCTCCACCCCACCCTTCCTGATCGGCATCGTGCTGCTGAGCGTGCTGTCGTTCCGGTTCGGACTCTTCCCGGTCTCCGGCGACCAGGGAGCGGCCGCCCTGGTGCTGCCAGCGGTCACCCTCGCGCTGCCCATCGCCGGCCTGCTCGCCCAGGTGCTGCGCGACGGCCTGGAACGGGCCCTCGACGAGCCGTTCGTGCTCACCGCACGCGCCCGGGGCGTGCGAGAGCGGGCGGTCCTGCTCCGCCACGCTCTACGGCACGCCCTGCTGCCGGCCGTCACCCTCGCCGGTTGGCTGTTCGGCATCCTGCTCGGCGGTGCCGTCATCGTCGAGCAGGTGTTCGGCCGTCCCGGCCTCGGCCAGGTCACCCTCACCGCGGTGACCAGCAAGGACATGCCGGTGGTCCTGGCCGTGGTGACCCTCTCCGCCGCCGTGTACGTGGTGGTCAACACCGCCGCCGACCTCGCTTACCTGCTCGTCGACCCGCGACTGCGAAGGACCTGA
- a CDS encoding NtaA/DmoA family FMN-dependent monooxygenase (This protein belongs to a clade of FMN-dependent monooxygenases, within a broader family of flavin-dependent oxidoreductases, the luciferase-like monooxygenase (LMM) family, some of whose members use coenzyme F420 rather than FMN.), whose product MPKQIILAAHFPGVNNTTVWSDPASGSQIDFASFIHLARTAERGKFDFFFLAEGLRLREQRGRIHDLDVVGRPDTLTVLAALAAVTTHLGLAGTLNTTFREPYELARQLASLDHLSGGRAAWNVVTTSDAFTGENFRRGGYLDRSLRYERAAEFVRAARQLWDSWPVGAIAGDRDAGRYLAEADPGGFAHHGDQFDITGHFTVPRSPQGHPVILQAGDSPDGREFAASSADAIFSRHGTLEDGQEFYRDVKARLARHGRTPDDLKIIPGVTFVLGDTDAEAQERAHHIRRQQVSPQTAILLLEQLWNRDLSGYDPDGPLPAEDPDVSGDAISRGRAGMYPDPLATARQWRALAEEKNLGIRDLVIEVTGRQSFVGTPGQVAERMNHFVQHDAADGFILVPHLTPGGLDEFVDRVVPLLQERGVFRTEYTGTTLREHLGLGPARPVASAGAA is encoded by the coding sequence GTGCCCAAGCAGATCATCCTCGCCGCGCACTTTCCCGGCGTGAACAACACGACCGTCTGGAGCGATCCCGCCTCGGGCAGCCAGATCGACTTCGCCTCCTTCATCCACCTGGCCCGCACCGCCGAGCGCGGAAAGTTCGACTTCTTCTTCCTCGCCGAAGGGCTGCGGCTACGTGAACAGCGGGGCCGCATCCACGACCTCGACGTGGTCGGCCGGCCCGACACCCTGACCGTGCTGGCCGCCCTGGCCGCGGTGACCACACACCTGGGCTTGGCCGGCACGTTGAACACCACCTTCCGCGAGCCGTACGAGCTCGCCCGGCAACTGGCCAGCCTGGACCACCTCTCCGGCGGCCGGGCCGCCTGGAACGTGGTCACCACCTCCGACGCGTTCACCGGGGAGAACTTCCGCCGCGGCGGCTACCTCGACCGGTCGCTGCGCTACGAACGGGCGGCCGAGTTCGTCCGCGCCGCCCGGCAGCTGTGGGACTCCTGGCCCGTCGGGGCGATCGCCGGCGACCGGGACGCGGGACGGTACCTCGCCGAGGCGGATCCGGGCGGGTTCGCCCACCATGGCGACCAGTTCGACATTACCGGTCACTTCACCGTGCCTCGCAGCCCACAGGGGCACCCGGTGATCCTCCAGGCCGGTGACTCCCCCGACGGACGTGAGTTCGCCGCGTCCAGCGCGGACGCAATCTTCTCGCGACACGGAACGCTCGAGGACGGCCAGGAGTTCTACCGCGACGTCAAGGCCCGCCTGGCCCGTCACGGACGGACCCCCGACGACCTGAAGATCATCCCCGGGGTCACCTTCGTGCTCGGCGACACCGACGCCGAGGCGCAGGAGCGGGCCCACCACATCCGCCGCCAGCAGGTCAGCCCCCAAACCGCCATCCTGCTGCTGGAACAACTCTGGAACCGCGACCTGTCCGGGTACGACCCGGACGGGCCGTTGCCCGCCGAGGATCCGGACGTCAGCGGCGACGCCATCAGCCGCGGCCGCGCGGGCATGTACCCCGACCCACTCGCCACCGCCCGCCAGTGGCGGGCTCTGGCCGAGGAGAAGAATCTCGGCATCCGCGACCTGGTCATCGAGGTCACCGGCCGGCAGTCGTTCGTCGGCACCCCTGGGCAGGTCGCCGAGCGGATGAACCACTTCGTGCAGCACGACGCCGCCGACGGGTTCATCCTGGTGCCCCACCTGACCCCGGGAGGCCTCGACGAGTTCGTCGACCGGGTCGTCCCGCTGCTGCAGGAACGCGGGGTGTTCCGCACCGAGTACACCGGTACCACCCTGCGCGAGCACCTCGGCCTCGGCCCCGCCCGGCCGGTCGCGTCGGCGGGTGCGGCGTGA
- a CDS encoding flavin reductase family protein: MTEPADSPSPIEADGDTLRTLLRHQASTVTVITAPGRPAAGFTATSFTSVSLRPPIVSFCLNLASSSWPTISQARHVGVHLLARHQRELARTFATSGIDRFAAPTRWRQGPEGVPILDGTLAWLLCRVVDRVVVGDHAIVLAEPELLRHADVGSPLLYHRGRYADLSEDAERVARLVA; the protein is encoded by the coding sequence ATGACCGAGCCCGCCGACAGCCCGTCACCCATCGAGGCAGATGGGGACACCTTGCGGACCCTGCTGCGCCACCAGGCCAGCACCGTCACCGTGATCACCGCACCCGGCCGTCCCGCGGCTGGTTTCACCGCCACGTCGTTCACCTCGGTGTCGCTGCGTCCGCCGATCGTGTCGTTCTGCCTGAACCTCGCCTCGTCCAGCTGGCCCACCATCTCCCAGGCCCGGCACGTGGGCGTACACCTGCTCGCCCGTCACCAACGGGAGCTGGCCCGGACGTTCGCCACTAGCGGCATCGACCGGTTCGCCGCGCCGACGCGGTGGCGGCAGGGACCCGAGGGGGTGCCGATCCTCGACGGCACCCTGGCCTGGTTGCTGTGTCGGGTGGTCGACCGGGTGGTGGTCGGCGACCACGCGATCGTGCTGGCCGAGCCGGAGCTGCTGCGCCACGCCGACGTGGGCTCACCGCTGCTCTATCACCGGGGTCGGTACGCGGACCTTTCGGAGGACGCCGAAAGGGTGGCCCGGCTCGTGGCCTGA